From the genome of Pseudanabaena sp. PCC 7367:
CTGCATTCCAAATGCTTTAAAATATCTATAGCGCTCAATTGCTGTATTAAAGGCTGCGCTACTGATTCTGACTGGCCCTTTACGATAGCGATCAAAATTGGAAGTACGTTCTCCTTCTGGCACTTGTAGTAGAGTTTGTAACTTTGCTTTTTGTTCATTTGTGGGTAATGATGATAATCGTTGCCATAATTGATTTGTGGTTCTTTCTCGAATCTCTGCAATTAAGCGGGTCAGAGTTGTAGCACCTGGCAACAGCACTTTATGTTGGATTAGCCAGGCGGTAGCAAAGTCAAATAGCAAACTTGGTCTTTCATTACTGATCCAGGCACGCGTGTAGAGCAATCGGCTTAACCGAAATGACCACGGTGGAGCACTAAAATCATGGTAGCCATAGTAGTCACGGATCAATGCTGTGTGCTCGCGTTTAGTAGTTTCTCTCTGGGCATAACCTGCCACAATAGAAATATGGCGAATTGATAGTTGTTGGGCCACAAATGTTTGCACGTTGCGGGGGATCAGCGCCAGATCTGAAAGGAATGTGCCTAAAAAACGTACTGATGTTAGTTGCAAAGCAAAGCCGAGCCGATTTTGGTCACCGCGTCGATTAGATATAAATGCCAAATCACTTTGATCGAGATGAAAGTAACGTGCTAGCTGCACTTCATTGGGTTCACCTGTAAACTGTCCATATCGTGCCTTTTGCTCTGCGGTTAAAAAATCAACTGGCATCCAGGCTCCTACACTCAACGCTGTATAAGAATATTGTCTATTAATTCGCAAGTTAGTAGACAGGCAAAATTATCTTAAATATACTGTCTAATAAGTCGTTTTTAGCTATACTAATAGACAATATGTCTATGAATCGATTTAGGAGACAGGTTTGAGGCTTTTTGGCTATGCGCGAGTCTCCACTAGTCAGCAATCTCTTGATATTCAGTTGAAGGCTCTCAAGAATGCTGGGGTGAAACCAAGTCGCATTTTCTCTGATCAGGCATCTGGTCGCAATGCCGATCGTGAGGGGCTGAATTTGTTACGCCTTAAGGTCGAACATGGTGATCTGATTTTGGTAAAGAAGCTCGATCGCTTGGGCCGTGATACTGCTGATATGGTTCAACTTATCAAGGAGTTTGACCAGATGGGTGTAGCAGTCAAGTTTCTCGATGATTGCATCAGCACTGAGGGAACTATGGGGGAAATGGTAGTTACAATTCTCTCCGCCGTTGCTCAAGCTGAACGTCGGCGCATTCTTGAGCGTACTAACGAAGGCAGGCTTGAAGCCAAAGCCAAGGGTGTACAGTTTGGCCGTAAACGTAGTGTTGATCGTAACAAGGTTTTTGCTCTTAAATCTCAAGGACTGGGTGCAACTGCGATCGCTAAACAACTTGGCATCGGGCGCTCTACTGTCTATCACGTCCTCAATAATCCTTAGCGTACGTTTTCGTTCCATTGGACTTCAAGGCCCATAAAAACGCCCCTGAGAAATGACCTTGGCCTTATAATTTTACTTCTGTCTCTCAAGATTTAGGTAGTAGGCTCTTCACTCATATCTAGCCTTTGCACTGTAATGCCATAGCCCATGGATTTAACGATCGTGTTGATCGTATCGAATCCCGGCTTTGCCTGCTCTGATAGAGCTTTTTGAATCCCATTGCGGGTAAGACCACTTTGGGTGGCTAGGGCTGAAACGCCTTTAACTCGTGCGATCATTCTTAAGGATGAAAGCAGAGCGGGGGTGCAACCATCTTTTGCATATTCTTCAAAAGCCGTTGCCAAATAGCTGTCTATTTCATCAGGGTGATTACGATAATATTCTTCATCAACCTGATCTATAGTTCTGTACTGTCTTTTTTCAGCCATTGTCTTTATACTCCTGCCAATAGGCTTTAGCGTTTTTAATGTCCTGCTTTTGGCTACTCTTATCACCACCACAAAGCAAAATTATAATATTTTCCTTATCCTCCCCGAAATACACGCGGTAGCCAGGGCCAAAAAACATCCTCAACTCTGAAACGCCTTTCCCCACTGCCTCACAATCGCCATATAGCCCACTTGCAAGCCGCCTAATCCTGACTCGAATGCGCTCTATAATCTTTTGGTCTTTTAAATCTGTAAGCCAGTCAGTGTAAGGCTCGTTACCGTTTTTGTCGGTGTAAACCAGAATTGTTTTTGGCTGTATCTCTCGAGCCATATTGCAACTTTCTTATGAATATATCATGTGCATACAACTGTATGCAATAAAAGGATGAGTGACTTGCTATGTTTTTTCCCTTGCCGTTAAAACCTTTGCGATCGGTTCCAGTTTAATCCCCCAGCGCTGAGTTTCGGTTAGCAGGTCTTCCCAATCCGTCAAGGGACGCTGCGCTCTGAAGCCCTGGACAGCTCGGAGCCCATAACCTGCTGCCCTACCCTTGGCTTTGGGGTTACACTAAACAGGAATCTTTGAAGGGGTTCCCTAAACAGGATGTGTTTTACCAAGAAGGCTTGTCAATCAATCGTCACTTTTACGATCACTTTCTTCCAGCTCGGCGATCGCGGTTTCCATCTCCATTTCTAGCTGCTCCACAGTCGGCAAGCTTTCTTCAAGATGTTTGGGTAACTGATGGGTAGAAACAGCGATCGGCGTATTGATGTTGCGTAATGCATATTCAGCCGTTGTGCGATCCTTTGACTTGCACAATACAATGCCGATTGTCGGCTGGTCATCAGGATGACGTAGCAAATCATCAACTACTGCCACATAGAAATTCATTTTGCCCGTATATTCCGGCCGGAACTCTGTCACCTTCAGATCAATGATGATGTAACAGCGCAGTTTGAGGTGATAGAACAGCAAATCCATGAAATATTCATTACCTGAAACCTCAAGTCGATACTGGCTGCCAACAAAGGCAAAGCCCACCCCCAATTCCAAGAGAAA
Proteins encoded in this window:
- a CDS encoding recombinase family protein, which codes for MRLFGYARVSTSQQSLDIQLKALKNAGVKPSRIFSDQASGRNADREGLNLLRLKVEHGDLILVKKLDRLGRDTADMVQLIKEFDQMGVAVKFLDDCISTEGTMGEMVVTILSAVAQAERRRILERTNEGRLEAKAKGVQFGRKRSVDRNKVFALKSQGLGATAIAKQLGIGRSTVYHVLNNP
- a CDS encoding helix-turn-helix domain-containing transcriptional regulator, with protein sequence MAEKRQYRTIDQVDEEYYRNHPDEIDSYLATAFEEYAKDGCTPALLSSLRMIARVKGVSALATQSGLTRNGIQKALSEQAKPGFDTINTIVKSMGYGITVQRLDMSEEPTT
- a CDS encoding type II toxin-antitoxin system RelE/ParE family toxin: MAREIQPKTILVYTDKNGNEPYTDWLTDLKDQKIIERIRVRIRRLASGLYGDCEAVGKGVSELRMFFGPGYRVYFGEDKENIIILLCGGDKSSQKQDIKNAKAYWQEYKDNG